From Camelus dromedarius isolate mCamDro1 chromosome 2, mCamDro1.pat, whole genome shotgun sequence, one genomic window encodes:
- the LOC135318635 gene encoding keratin-associated protein 10-12-like, with protein MAAPALSTCSGDLSYGSRVCLAGPCDSCTGSSWQVDDCPESCCEPPCCAPTPCLSLLCAPASCEPCPCPSACTSSCTALCCPQSSCQPPCCTSSPCQQDCCAPLYCRPVCCTPVCCTPVSCRPVCCTPVSCRPVCCRPVCCRPVCCEPTLCHSSCCRPSSCVSLLCRPVCRPACCAPAPSCQPSCCRPASCVSLLCRPRCSRLAWCVPDSA; from the coding sequence atgGCCGCGCCCGCCCTGTCCACCTGCTCCGGCGACCTGAGCTACGGCAGCCGGGTCTGCCTGGCCGGTCCCTGTGACTCCTGCACCGGCTCCTCCTGGCAGGTGGACGACTGCCCAGAGAGCTGCTGCGAGCCCCCCTGCTGCGCCCCGACCCCCTGCCTGAGCCTCCTCTGCGCCCCAGCGAGCTgtgagccctgcccctgcccatctGCCTGCACCAGCTCCTGCACGGCCTTGTGCTGCCCGCAGTCTAGCTGCCAGCCCCCCTGCTGcacctcctctccctgccagcaGGACTGCTGTGCGCCCCTCTACTGCAGGCCCGTGTGCTGCACGCCCGTGTGCTGCACACCTGTCTCCTGCAGGCCCGTGTGCTGCACACCTGTCTCCTGCAGGCCTGTGTGCTGCAGGCCCGTCTGCTGCAGGCCCGTGTGCTGTGAGCCCACCCTCTGCCACTCGTCCTGCTGCAGACCCTCCTCCTGTGTGTCCCTGCTCTGCCGCCCTGTGTGCAGACCCGCCTGCtgtgcccccgccccctcctgccagcccagctGCTGCCGCCCGGCCTCATGCGTGTCCCTGCTCTGCCGCCCCAGGTGCTCCCGCTTGGCCTGGTGTGTCCCCGACTCGGCCTAG
- the LOC105103999 gene encoding keratin-associated protein 10-12-like, protein MAASALSTCSGDLSYGSWVCLPGPCDSCTGSSWQVDDCPESCCEPRCCAPAPCLSLLCAPASCEPCPCPSACTSSCMALCCPQSSCQPSCCTSSPCQQDCCEPVCCRPVCCRPVCCTPVCYRPVCYEPTTCPSSCCRPSSSVSLLCRPMCRPACCAPAPSCQPSCCRPASCVSLLCRPRCSRSACCVPNSA, encoded by the coding sequence ATGGCCGCGTCCGCCCTGTCCACCTGCTCCGGCGACCTGAGCTATGGCAGCTGGGTCTGCCTGCCCGGTCCCTGTGACTCCTGCACCGGCTCCTCCTGGCAGGTGGACGACTGCCCAGAGAGCTGCTGCGAGCCCCGCTGCTGCGCCCCGGCCCCCTGCCTGAGCCTCCTCTGCGCCCCAGCGAGCTgtgagccctgcccctgcccatctGCCTGCACCAGCTCCTGCATGGCCTTGTGCTGCCCGCAGTCTAGCTGCCAGCCCTCCTGCTGcacctcctctccctgccagcaGGACTGCTGTGAGCCTGTGTGCTGCAGGCCTGTCTGCTGCAGGCCCGTGTGCTGCACACCTGTCTGTTACAGGCCTGTGTGCTATGAGCCCACCACCTGCCCCTCGTCCTGCTGCAGaccctcctcctctgtgtccctGCTCTGCCGCCCCATGTGTAGACCCGCCTGCtgtgcccccgccccctcctgccagcccagctGCTGCCGCCCGGCCTCCTGCGTGTCCCTGCTCTGCCGCCCCAGGTGCTCCCGCTCGGCCTGCTGCGTCCCCAACTCGGCCTAG